DNA sequence from the Sandaracinaceae bacterium genome:
CGCTTCGAGAGCGCCTCCTGGCCGCGCGGGAGCTTGACCTCGTAGCCGAACGAGAGCGCGACCTCGTCCTCGGGAGCCGTGGCGTCACCGCCGCGGTGCCGCAGGGCGCTCGGCAGTGAGTCCACGGGGGCGATGCCCTCCGTCCCGAGCTGCTCCGCCAGCTGCAGGTGAATCTCGCGGCGCGCGCCCTCGAGGTCTTCGGCCTCGGCCAAGAGCGCCTTGCGGCAGGCGTCGAGCATGCGGCGCAGCGTCACGGGGCGCTCCAGACAGAACAGCTCCGGCACGCTGTCCGTGCTGTACTCACTCACGCCCAGGCGCTCTCCGCTGCGCACCAGCGCGATCTCCCGCGCGCTCTCGGCCAGGGGCAGCAGCACCTTGCGCTCCACGCCACGAGCGAGGAGCAGGCACGCGCCCGCCAGGTCGGTCACCGGCGGGAGCTCAGCCTCGGCCTCGGCCCCGAGCAGCACGGCCGACAGCCGCCGCCGTGCGTCGATGGCCTTGGGGGACGAGGGGGGCAGGGAGGGGGTCGCGGCGCGCGCGGGCAAGTCGAGGTTCAGCGTCATGCTCATTCGGGTGCCGCCAGGGGCGGGCTACGCACGAATGGTAGGAGGCCGGACTACTCTGGATCCAAAAAACGGGGGATCCCGAAAAGTTGACGAGAGCCCCTAAAATCAGCGCCGCGACCGGTTCGAAAGCGATCTGTTCCGGCGCGCGCTCAGGTCGGGCGAGCGCGCTCCCGGCGCGTCACCTCGGGGCGTCTGTGGCGCAGGCTCGGGAGCTGCGTGCGGATGCTGGTGACGAGCTCTGGCCGTATCGTCGCGACGGCCGCGCCCTCGCCCTCACCGCACTGTGCCAGCACCGTGCCCCATGGGTCGATGACCATCGCGTGCCCGTACGAAGCGCGGCGCCCGAAGTGCGTCCCCGTCTGCGCCGCGGCCAGCACGTAGCACTGCTGCTCGATCGCCCGCGCGCGCAGGAGCACGTGCCAGTGGTCCTTGCCGGTGGTCAGCGTGAACGCCGCGGGCACGGCCAGCGCCACGGCGCCGAGGTCCACCAGCTCGCGGTACAGCTCGGGGAAGCGCAGGTCGTAGCAGATGGACAGACCGAGCTTCCCGAAGGGCGCGTCCGTGACCACCAGTTCATCGCCCGCCTCGATCGTGTCGCTCTCCATCACGCGCGTGCCGTCCTCGAGGTCGACGTCGAACAGGTGCACCTTGCGGTACGCGGCCCGCACGCTCCCGTCGGGGCCGATGTGGACGCACGTGTTGAACACGTGGCTCGGTGTGCGCCCCTTCTCCCAGAACCCGCCATAGACCACGTGGCGGCCGAGCTCCCGCGCGAGCGCGGCGCAGCGGGTGAAGATGGGGCCATCGCCGCCCAGCTCCTCCGCGACCTCCAGCTTGCCCAGCTCGGGGCCCAGATAGGCGAAGCACTCGGGCACCAGGATCAGCTCGGCGCCCTGCTGCGAGGCCTCGGTGACGGTGCGCGTGACGGCGTCCAGGTTGGCGTCCACGTCGTCGCGCGAGTTGATCTGCACGACGCCGACGCGGGAGGGGCGAGGGGTCTCGGGGGTGGTCATGGATTGTCGTTGTCCGTGTCTTGGGCGCCGAGGGAGAAGAAGCTCTTGATGCGCGAGAGCAGCAGGTTGCTGCCCCCTTCGTCATCGCCTTCGTGGATGGAGTGGCCTGCAGAGGACTCCGTCCCGAGCGCCTGGGCGCGCGCCGCCAGCACCTTGCTGATGGTCTCCGCGATCTCGGGGGCTGCGTCGAGGATGGGACGGAATGCGACCTTGTCGATCACGAGCAGCTCGGTCTCTTCGTCCGCGACGACGCTCGCTTTGCGGTTCTCGCCGGTCATGAGCGACATCTCGCCGAAGAACTGGTCCGGGCCAAGGGTGGCTACCTCGACCTCCGCGCGGCCGCGGTTGCGCACCAGCACCCGGACGCGGCCACTGCGGATGATGAACAGCTCGTGGCCGACCTCGCCCTCCATGATGATGCGCTCCCCGGGCGCGAAGAGCTGCGCGTGCGCGTCCTCGACCAGCGCGCGCTTCGCGTCCTCGGGGAGCGTCGCCAGGAAGTCGACGTGGTTGAGCGTCTCCAGGCGCTCCGCGGCGCGCGCCGCCTCCCGCTGCGCCAGCGTCTCGCGGTTGACCTCGTGCATGTGCACGGTCCGGCGCGGCATCGGGATGGTCGCGCCCTCGCGCTGCAGCGCGTACCAGATGCGGTCGCGCACCGCGCTGGCGATGACCTCACGCGAGGCGAAGTCGGTGGTGTAGTAGAGCACCTCGTACACCACGCCTCGCTCGTCGAACTCACGGGTCAGCACGGACGGCGCGGGGGCCGTCAGCACGCCCCGCACGGTGCCGACCGAGGCCGCCAGCACACGGTGGACCCGCTCGGGTCGCAGGTCCGCCGGGGCCGCTACGGTGACCGAGCGCCGCACCACCTTGCTGGGGCGGCTGTAGTTCTGCAGTAGCGCCTTGGCCAGCGTGGTGTTCGGGACGGTCATCTCCACGCGCTCGATGGAGATGAGCCGTACTGCGCGCCAGTTCATCTCCACGACGCAGCCGATGTGGTGCTCCTCGGCGTCGAAGCTGATGAAGTCGCCCACCTCGAACGGCGCCTGCATCTGCATGGCCAGTCCCGAGAACAAGTTGCCGAGCGTGTCCTGTAGCGCGAAGCCGATCACCGCAGTGAGCAAGGCCGAAGCGCCCAACAGCGAGCCGAGCTCCACGCCCATCGCCCGTAGGACGACCGTCAGCGCGGCCGCGAAGAACAGCCCCTGCACCAGGTCGCCGAGGATGCGCGGCGCTTCGCGCCCGACCGAGCGCAGCACGATGCCGTGGTAGAGGATCAGGAATGTGCTGCGGGCGAGGGACAGCAGCAGGAAGAACAAGCCGATGATGCCGAAGGCCTCGTGCGCCACGTGCTCGGGCGGCGTGACGGAGTGCACCATGGCGGCCAGTCCGAACAGCACGAGCATGGCCACGGGCAGCTTGGCGCGAAAGCGCTGGTCCTTGGGCAACACCAAGAAGCCCACCAACGCGAACAGCGCCGCGATGAACGCTGCCCCCGCGCCCAGGCTCGCCAGCTGTTGCAGGACCTCGGCCATGACGCGCCGAGGATAGCAGCGCCGGGACTACCCTGGGGCTCCCCAAGTCGTCCGTGGCGGTGCGGTCGCTTTTGCTGTGCACGGTCACGAGGACGTGCACGTGCACACTCACCACCACGCGCACGCGCACGGCCACGAAGACGAGCACGATCACGATGACGCGCACGGTCACGAGCACGTGCACGACCATGCGGACGAGTACGACTTCGACCACGGGGACGTGTACGACCCCCCATCTCGTGTTCGTCCTCGTCCTCGTGCACGTTGTCGTGATCGTCGGCGTGCGCGTGCGCGTGCGCGTCCTCGTGAGTGTGCTCGTGGCCGTTCCTCGAAGCGTGAATTCGCGCTCGGCTCCTGGCAGGTGGCTAGCCTGGGCGGTGGGCTCTGCCGCGGTCGTGGTCCGTGTGCGTCGTGGTCGTGTCGTGCGTGCGTGCGTGCGCCGACGATCACGAGGACGTGCACACTCACGGCCACGCGCACGCGCACGCGCACGTTCACGTAGACGAACACGAAGACGAACACGAGCACGAAGACGATCACGAGGACGCTGGACCTCGCACACGTCCGACCTGCGGCGCGTGGTCAGGTCGGAGCTCGGGTGTCGTCGGGAGGTCGCTCAGTCGGCTTCTTGGGCCTCGTCGGACGCGGAGTTGGTGTTCATCCACATCGCCGCCTGATCACTGCGGTACACCACCGTGTCGCCCTGGGTGAACTCGAAGTCGTACCGACAGAACGCCCGCGCCGCCCCCTTTCGCACGCGCGTGGCCGTGCAGGTCAGGGTCAACGGGCGCCCCATCTCGCCCAGGGCGAGGAAGCGCGCCTCGTAGATGCGCCCGCCGTAGCCGATCCAGCCGTCCGCGTGGCGCAGGTCGAGCACGTAGTACGCGTGCACGAAGCCCATCATGCCGGTCATGTGCACCATCAGACCGCCGCTCACGTGCTGCGGGTGGTGCACGGGGTGGGCGCGCTGCTCACGGGTCAGCGGCAGGTCGGCGTGCGCGGGCATGCGCGCGACCACGCGGCTGGCCGAACGGTCGACCTCGAGGAGATCGTCCAGCAGCAGGCCACCTGGGCCGTACGGGCAGTCGGCGACGAAAGCGGGGTCGAGGGCCATCGCGGCGGAAGATGGCACCGGCCTGCGGGTGACGCACGCGCTCGGCGGCGTATAGTGGGCATCCCATGACCACCGCGCCGACGCAGCCCTTCCCGTCCCTCAAGATCACAGCCGACGCTCTCGAGCCCCAGGGGGCCTTCGCCGAGGCCCAGGCCATGTACCTCTCGCCCGACGCGGCCACGGTGGCGCAGCTGGACGCGCTGCTGCGCGAGAAGAACGTCGGGGTGGTCGCGCACTTCTACATGGACCCCGAGCTGCAGGGCGTGCTCGCCCGCTGCACCTGGCCGCACATCCACGTCAGCGACTCGCTCCTCATGGCGGACAGCGCCATCGCCATGGCCGAGGCGGGCGTGCGCAACGTGGTGGTCCTGGGCGTGGACTTCATGAGCGAGAACGTGCGCGCCATGCTCGACGCGGCGGGTCACCGCGACATCCCCGTCTACCGCGTCACGGCGGAGCCCATCGGCTGCTCGCTGGCCGAGTCCGCCGAGGCCGCCGCGTACGGCGCCTACCTGACGGAGGCCAGCGCCGTGCCGCGCGCGCTGCATGTGGTCTACATCAACACCAGCCTGGTCACCAAGGCGAAGGCCCACGCGCTGGTCCCCACGCTCACGTGCACCAGCAGCAACGTGGTCCGCACCGTGCTCCAAGCGGCGGCGCAGGTGCCCGACGTGAGCGTCTTCTTCGGGCCCGACACCTACATGGGTCGCAACCTCGAGCACCTCTTCCGCTCGCTGGCAGAGATGGACGAGGCCACCGTCGCGGCCGTGCACCCTGCCCACACGCCCGCCACGGTGCGCGCCGTGGCGGAGCGCTTTCACTACTTCGAGCAGGGCACCTGCATCGTGCACCACATGTTCGGGCGCGAGGTGGTGGAGCAGGTGGAGCGCAGCTACCCCGACGCGTTCGTCACCGCGCACCTCGAGGTCCCCGGCGAGATGTTCGCGCTGGGGCTCGAGCGGCAGCGGCGCGGGGCGGGCGTGGTCGGCTCCACGTCCGACATCCTCGGCTTCATCACGCGCAGCCTGAAGAGCGCCGTCGCGGCGGGGTCAGGCGAGCCTCAGACCCTCCAGTTCGTCCTGGGCACCGAGGCGGGCATGATCACACCCATCGTGCGCGAGGTGCAGCAGGTGCTGCGCGACGCCCGCGCCCAAGGGGGCGCCGAGGTGGCGGCCGAGATCGTGTTCCCCGTGTCCAGCGACGCCATCGCCAAGGCTCCCGACTCGGAGCTCGCTGTGGTCCCCGGGGTCGCGGCGGGCGAAGGCTGCTCCACGGCGGGCGGATGTGCGACCTGCCCCTACATGAAGATGAACTCGCTGCGTGCCCTGCTGGCCCTCACGGAACGTCTGGGCGGGGACGAGCCCCTCGAGCGCTACTTCCCGCGCCTGTACGCCGAGACCATCCGCGGGCGGACCACCGCGGAGCTGGGCGGTGAGCCCATCCTGCACATGCGCGCGTTCCAGCGGGCGGGCCAGCTCCCCGACGCGCTGGTGGCCGATATTCTGGGGCGAAACGCGGCTGCTTGACCCACGGGGATGGCGCCTTATCTTGCGCGCCCCGCATGTCCAAACGCGACTACTACGAAATTCTCTGCGTCGAGAGGAGCGCGGACGCGACCACGCTGAAGAAGGCGTACCGGAAGCTCGCGGTCCAGTACCACCCCGATCGCAACCCCGACGACCCCTCCGCCGAGGAGAAGTTCAAGGAGGCCAGCGAGGCCTACGCGGTGCTGAACGACGCCGAGAAGCGGGCCATCTACGACCGCTTCGGCCACGCCGGGCTCGAGGGGCGCGGACCGGGTGGTGGCGCCGGCTTCCAGGACATGGGCGACATCTTCAGCTCGTTCCAGGACATCTTCGGCGACCTGTTCGGTGGCGGAGGGGGCGGCTTTGGGTTCGGCGGGCGGCGCCAGAACCCCAACGGCGCAGCGCGCGGGGCCGACCTACGCACCGAGATCGCGCTCACCCTGGAGGAGGCGGCCTTCGGCGTGCAGCGCGAGCTGGAGCTGCGGCACCCCACGCCGTGCAACGCGTGCGACGGTCGCGGCGGCGAGGTGGCGACGTGCACCGCGTGCGGCGGTCGCGGGCAGGTGGGGCAGAAGCGCGGCGCGTTCGTGTTCTCCAGCACCTGCCCGACCTGTCGCGGCACCGGCGCGAAGGTGGTGAAGGCCTGCGAGAAGTGCAACGGGCGCGGCGAGGAGGACCTCGAGCGCAAGGTGCGGGTGTCCATCCCGGCGGGTGTGGACACGGGGCAGACCCTGCGCCTCACGAACCAGGGGCAGGCCGGGACGCGTGGCGGGCCGGCCGGGCACCTGCACGTCACCGTGGTGGTCCAGCCGCACGAGCGCTTCCAGCGCGACGGCTACGACCTGGTGCACGAGCTGCACCTGTCGTTCCCGGAGGCGGCGCTCGGCACCGAGGTGGAGGTGCCGGCGCTGAAGACGGGCGACCCCCCTGTGAAGGTCAAGATCCCGAAGGGCACGCAGCCCGGCGACGCCCGCGTGGTGCGCGGCGCCGGGATCCCGCGTCTCGACGGACGCGGTCGCGGTGACCTGGTGAACGTGATTCAGGTCGACGTGCCCAAGGAGCTGTCGAGCAAGGCCAAGAAGCTCATCGAAGAGCTGGGTCGCGCGCTCGGCGAGTGACCCCGTAGGGCCTCAGCCTGGCGGCGGGATGGTGTCCGGCACGCTCGGCAGGCGGCCCGTCTCGAGCCAGCTGTACACCCCGTACGACTGCAACACGCGGCGCGTGTAGCGGCGTGTCTCGTCGTACGGGATCTCCTCCACGAACAGGTCGAACGCGTAGCCGTCCTCGCGCTGCCGCTCGCGTAGCCAGCGGTCGAGCGCGCCCTGGCCCGCGTTGTAGGCTGCGGGCACGACCGCGACGTTGGTCGGGTAGCGGTCGAACAAGAAGCGCATGAAGTGCGTCCCGATGCGGAGGTTGGTCTCGGGGTCGCGCAGCGTGCTGGCGTTCACGGTCAACCCCAGCGGGGCTCCGAAGCGTCGCGCCGTGGGGAGGATCACCTGCACGAGCCCGTAGGCGTTGGCCCAGCTGACCGCGCCAGGGTTGAACGAGCTCTCTTCTCGCGCGATGGCGCGCACGAACGCCGCAGGCAGCTCTTCGCGGGCCGCCGTCTCCTCGATGAGCGGTGAGAACGCCGCTGGATAGGCGAGGCGCCAGAGCGCGCGACCGCGACCGACCGGGAGCGTGCGACGCAAGGCGTCGGCGTGGTCGCGGATGAGCTGCATCGCTCCCGTCCTGTCGCCGGTCCGCTCGTAGAGCGCCGCGGTGACCCACAGGAGCTCGTTTTCAGGCCCGCCGTGCACCGCGCTCAGCGCCTCGAGCGCCCACCGCGCGCGCGATGCATCGCCCACGCGGAAGAGGGACACTGCCGCGCGGAACCCGTCGGAGTGGTGCAGCGGTCGGTCCGGGAAGCGCAGCGCGGGTTCGGCTCCGGTGTGTCGGAGCGGCGCGAGCGCGGCCTCGAGCGCCTCGGCGGAGACCGCGTTCAGGCGAGACGCCGACAGCTGAGCGTGGTAGCTCAGGGGCCACTCGCGGATCACGCGCGTGTACATGGCGACCGCCTCGGGGAGCTGCTGGAGATCTTGGAGAGTACGCGCCATCCAGTAGGCGCTGCGCCCCTCCATCCCCTCGCTGTCCGCGGCGCCGAGAGGGCCGCTCAGCGCGGCCTCGAGGTGCCGTCGTGCGCCAGCCCAGTCGGAGCGTCGGCGAGCCTCGAGCGCTAGCTCGACCAGGGCGCGTTCGCGCATGTCGCCGGTGGGGTAGCGCGTGGGCAGCTCTCCCATGCGCGCGCGGAACGCCTCGGCGTTGCCACGGTCGAGCTCCAACATCGCGGAGCGATAGCGCGCGTCATCGGCCAAGCGGTGCGTGGGCGCCTGCCGCTCCAGCGCATCGAACTGCGCGATGGCTGCGTCCGCGTCGCTCAGCGAGGCGTATCCCCGCCCGGCGTCATAGCGGCCCCAGGCGACCTGCTCCAGATCGCTGCAGTGCTCGCCCACCCACGAGAGGTGGCCCACCGCGGCGCGACGATCACGCTGACGGAGCAGCGCCCGCCCCGCTTCGAGCTTGGCCTCGCAGCGCACCGCGCCTTCGCTACCGGGTTCGGCGGCGATGCGTGCGTACTGCTCGGCTGCGAGCTCGAAGCGCAGCGCGCGCGCGTGCGCCGCCGCTTCCTGGAGGCGGAGGGGCAGGGCCGTGGTCCGCAGCGCGTCGCGCTCGGCGGCAGTCAGGGCGTCTGCCGGGAGGCCGTCGATCAGGCTCTCGACGCGCGCGAGGCAGGATGTCGCGAGCGGCGTGCCAGCCGACCGTGTGGCCACGCGTCGCAGCACCGCGATGGCCTCCGTCACGTCGGCGACGCTGCCGCGCGCCGCGAGCAGGCTGACGAGCGGCATGCCCGCGCTGACGGCAGCGACGTCGTCCGGTGTGGCGGCCACGATCGCGCGGTAGCGAGCGATGGCGTCGTCGCGGCGACCCACCGCGGTGAGCGCGCGCGCCTCGGTCATCTGCGCGGTCCACGAACCACCCCACGGCCCCGTCAATGTCGCGGCCAGCTCCGCCGCGCGGGCAGGGGCGCTCGCCAGCAGGCTCTCGGCTAGCTGCAGCCGCGCGTACGGGGAGAGCGGGTGCCCAGCGTCCGAGAGCCACGTGAGGTGGGCGGTGCGCGCGAGCACATCTCCGCTCTGCTCGGCCACCACCGCCGCGAGCCAGTGCAGCTCGGCCAAATCGTCTGGGGCGGCGGCTGCTGCCAGTGCGGCATCCACGAGCGTCCGCGCGGCCTCGTGGTCGCCACGCGCGAGCGCGCCGCGCACCATGCCCACCGCCGACGTCGGTGTCGGCACCGCCGCCGCTGGCGAGAACCCGTGCCCCGCGCGCTCCGGCGCTGGCGTGGCCGACTGCGACGCGGCCTGCGGGAGCACGTCCGCCGGGGGTTCCGCCAGGGACGGGAGAGGAGCGCTCACGCCCAGGGAGAGGGCGGCGGTGAGCCAAGAGAGCCCTATGAGCGTGCGGCGTGCCCGAGAAGCCATGCCAAAAAGCTAGTCGAGCGGCGAAAAAGAGCAAAAACTCGGCTCATCCTGGCCTCACTCCGGTCGCCTCGGTACCCTGCGCCCCGTGCCATCCTCCATCCACCCCCTGGGCGCCGTCGTGCGCTCTCCTCGCTCGGCCCTCGGGACGCGCGCACGCTCGCCGTGGGCCGATGGACGTGGCGTGGCGTGGGTCTTCGGCTGCGTCATGCTCGCGCTTGGCTGCGGTGGCCCTTCGCGCGCCGCCGGTTGGGAGCTCGAGCGCGAGAGCGAGGGCTTTGGTTGGTGGCTGAGCGCCTGGGCGCCGCCCGGCGGCCCCCGCTACCTGGTAGGCGGCACGAACCAGCGCGGGCGGATCGTGTCCGACGCGACCGGGGTGCTGGCCGAGGTCGTGGGCGTCCCGGAGGGGCCGCTGCTCAACTGGGTCTTCGGCTGGACCGCGGACGACCTGTTCGTCGTGGGCAACAGCGGTACGGTGCTGCACTTCGACGGCGACACGTGGGAGCGCAACGACACTCCCACGACGGAGGCTCTCTGGGGTGTTTGGGGTGCCGCGCCCGACGATGTCTGGG
Encoded proteins:
- a CDS encoding carbon-nitrogen hydrolase family protein, producing the protein MTTPETPRPSRVGVVQINSRDDVDANLDAVTRTVTEASQQGAELILVPECFAYLGPELGKLEVAEELGGDGPIFTRCAALARELGRHVVYGGFWEKGRTPSHVFNTCVHIGPDGSVRAAYRKVHLFDVDLEDGTRVMESDTIEAGDELVVTDAPFGKLGLSICYDLRFPELYRELVDLGAVALAVPAAFTLTTGKDHWHVLLRARAIEQQCYVLAAAQTGTHFGRRASYGHAMVIDPWGTVLAQCGEGEGAAVATIRPELVTSIRTQLPSLRHRRPEVTRRERARPT
- a CDS encoding mechanosensitive ion channel, which produces MAEVLQQLASLGAGAAFIAALFALVGFLVLPKDQRFRAKLPVAMLVLFGLAAMVHSVTPPEHVAHEAFGIIGLFFLLLSLARSTFLILYHGIVLRSVGREAPRILGDLVQGLFFAAALTVVLRAMGVELGSLLGASALLTAVIGFALQDTLGNLFSGLAMQMQAPFEVGDFISFDAEEHHIGCVVEMNWRAVRLISIERVEMTVPNTTLAKALLQNYSRPSKVVRRSVTVAAPADLRPERVHRVLAASVGTVRGVLTAPAPSVLTREFDERGVVYEVLYYTTDFASREVIASAVRDRIWYALQREGATIPMPRRTVHMHEVNRETLAQREAARAAERLETLNHVDFLATLPEDAKRALVEDAHAQLFAPGERIIMEGEVGHELFIIRSGRVRVLVRNRGRAEVEVATLGPDQFFGEMSLMTGENRKASVVADEETELLVIDKVAFRPILDAAPEIAETISKVLAARAQALGTESSAGHSIHEGDDEGGSNLLLSRIKSFFSLGAQDTDNDNP
- the nadA gene encoding quinolinate synthase NadA is translated as MTTAPTQPFPSLKITADALEPQGAFAEAQAMYLSPDAATVAQLDALLREKNVGVVAHFYMDPELQGVLARCTWPHIHVSDSLLMADSAIAMAEAGVRNVVVLGVDFMSENVRAMLDAAGHRDIPVYRVTAEPIGCSLAESAEAAAYGAYLTEASAVPRALHVVYINTSLVTKAKAHALVPTLTCTSSNVVRTVLQAAAQVPDVSVFFGPDTYMGRNLEHLFRSLAEMDEATVAAVHPAHTPATVRAVAERFHYFEQGTCIVHHMFGREVVEQVERSYPDAFVTAHLEVPGEMFALGLERQRRGAGVVGSTSDILGFITRSLKSAVAAGSGEPQTLQFVLGTEAGMITPIVREVQQVLRDARAQGGAEVAAEIVFPVSSDAIAKAPDSELAVVPGVAAGEGCSTAGGCATCPYMKMNSLRALLALTERLGGDEPLERYFPRLYAETIRGRTTAELGGEPILHMRAFQRAGQLPDALVADILGRNAAA
- the dnaJ gene encoding molecular chaperone DnaJ; amino-acid sequence: MSKRDYYEILCVERSADATTLKKAYRKLAVQYHPDRNPDDPSAEEKFKEASEAYAVLNDAEKRAIYDRFGHAGLEGRGPGGGAGFQDMGDIFSSFQDIFGDLFGGGGGGFGFGGRRQNPNGAARGADLRTEIALTLEEAAFGVQRELELRHPTPCNACDGRGGEVATCTACGGRGQVGQKRGAFVFSSTCPTCRGTGAKVVKACEKCNGRGEEDLERKVRVSIPAGVDTGQTLRLTNQGQAGTRGGPAGHLHVTVVVQPHERFQRDGYDLVHELHLSFPEAALGTEVEVPALKTGDPPVKVKIPKGTQPGDARVVRGAGIPRLDGRGRGDLVNVIQVDVPKELSSKAKKLIEELGRALGE
- a CDS encoding transglycosylase SLT domain-containing protein — protein: MASRARRTLIGLSWLTAALSLGVSAPLPSLAEPPADVLPQAASQSATPAPERAGHGFSPAAAVPTPTSAVGMVRGALARGDHEAARTLVDAALAAAAAPDDLAELHWLAAVVAEQSGDVLARTAHLTWLSDAGHPLSPYARLQLAESLLASAPARAAELAATLTGPWGGSWTAQMTEARALTAVGRRDDAIARYRAIVAATPDDVAAVSAGMPLVSLLAARGSVADVTEAIAVLRRVATRSAGTPLATSCLARVESLIDGLPADALTAAERDALRTTALPLRLQEAAAHARALRFELAAEQYARIAAEPGSEGAVRCEAKLEAGRALLRQRDRRAAVGHLSWVGEHCSDLEQVAWGRYDAGRGYASLSDADAAIAQFDALERQAPTHRLADDARYRSAMLELDRGNAEAFRARMGELPTRYPTGDMRERALVELALEARRRSDWAGARRHLEAALSGPLGAADSEGMEGRSAYWMARTLQDLQQLPEAVAMYTRVIREWPLSYHAQLSASRLNAVSAEALEAALAPLRHTGAEPALRFPDRPLHHSDGFRAAVSLFRVGDASRARWALEALSAVHGGPENELLWVTAALYERTGDRTGAMQLIRDHADALRRTLPVGRGRALWRLAYPAAFSPLIEETAAREELPAAFVRAIAREESSFNPGAVSWANAYGLVQVILPTARRFGAPLGLTVNASTLRDPETNLRIGTHFMRFLFDRYPTNVAVVPAAYNAGQGALDRWLRERQREDGYAFDLFVEEIPYDETRRYTRRVLQSYGVYSWLETGRLPSVPDTIPPPG